From Patescibacteria group bacterium, a single genomic window includes:
- a CDS encoding Imm5 family immunity protein yields MKLTKEDLINWNACSKGMEWYNKNGKDTVEETAKALMAEENYSHANWLLSRAIPIDDKRRYAIFAAKLVLPIFEAKYPEDKRPRKAIEAAEKYLESPTEKNVDAAASAASAADAAAAAYAASAKSAASAKSAAAAYAVAAAVAAVAAADAASAKSAAAYAADAAAVKGTKEKIVNFGLELLANVK; encoded by the coding sequence ATTTGATAAATTGGAACGCATGCAGCAAAGGCATGGAGTGGTACAACAAAAATGGAAAAGACACGGTAGAAGAAACGGCAAAAGCATTAATGGCCGAAGAAAATTACAGCCATGCTAACTGGTTGCTGTCCAGGGCGATACCTATCGACGACAAACGTAGATATGCAATTTTTGCGGCAAAACTGGTGTTGCCTATTTTTGAGGCAAAATATCCGGAAGATAAAAGGCCAAGAAAGGCAATTGAAGCGGCAGAAAAATATCTGGAAAGTCCAACAGAAAAAAACGTAGACGCCGCCGCATCCGCCGCATCCGCCGCAGACGCCGCAGCCGCAGCATACGCCGCATCCGCCAAATCCGCAGCATCCGCCAAATCCGCAGCCGCAGCATACGCCGTAGCCGCCGCCGTAGCCGCCGTAGCCGCCGCAGACGCCGCATCCGCCAAATCCGCAGCCGCATACGCCGCAGACGCCGCAGCCGTAAAAGGGACAAAAGAAAAGATAGTAAATTTTGGGTTAGAGCTTTTAGCTAACGTAAAATAA